The window CACGGAATACTGAAGCGTGCAGAGAACCTAGGAATCCGAGCCTCCAGCCTTGCCCCAGGGCATTCGAAGTTTCACGCTGTAATGATACTGACCTGTCATTGAGAACTAGCCTGCTAATATCATCGTCGAGAGCTTTGAACTCAGTTCCATCTGCTGGAAATGCTCCTACGAAAACCATCGGTTTGGTTTCTTCGAAGCCGGGCAGGACTTCAGTTTCACTTTCACGACCTACGTGCATAAGCGTGTCACCAATCTTTGCATCCTTAGAAGCCTTCATACCGGGAACAATGTAACCAACTTGGCCCCTACTCAGAGTACCAGTTGGTGTTCTATCAGGATACATAATACCAATTTCCTTTACTTCATATTTCTTATCAGTTTGCGCACTAAGTATCTTGTCGCCTTTCTTGATGGAACCGTCCACAATATGCACCAGGAGGACGACCCCCATGTATGAATCATACCACGAATCGACTAATAGCGCTCTGAATGGTTTTCTGAGTAGGCCCGTAGGAGGAGGAATACGATCGATAATTGCTGGTAGTAGATTCTCTGCAATGTTTATCCCTGTCTTGGCGCTTACTTTGATAATATCTTCCTGTGGTAGTTCAAATGTGTTGACAATCTGATCTTCAGCCTGTGGTATATCTGCAATATCTAAATCAATTTTGTTTATCACAGGTATTAGTTTGAGATTCATACTGTATGCCAAATAGAAGTTGGCCACTGTTTGTGCTTGAACACCTTGGGATGCATCGACCAGCAAAAGAGCACCACCACACGAGGCGTAAGACCTCGAGACTTCACCTCTGAAATCCACATGACCCGGCGTGTCCACTAAATGCAGTAAATAATCCTTGTTATCCCTTTTATCATGATAAAACATCGAGCATGTCTGAGCTTTGATGGTAATTCCTCGCTCTCGTTCGACCTCCAATTTATCCAAAACTTGCTTATTCTCACCTGGTTTAATGACACCCGTAATCTCCAGCATTCTGTCACTCAAAGTGGACTTGCCATGATCAACATGCGCGACTATAGAGAAATTCCTGTAGTTTTCAATTGGGATCTCATCTATCCGTTTCTGCAGTAGTTCGAGTTTTGACGGCGCCTGCTGATGACTTCTTCGTATCAGGGGTCTCCATGATCTGTGCAACACTCGTTGTAAGCCTCTCAATGGGATCATTGGTACTTTTATGTCGTTTCCTTATAGATGTCGAACTTGAAatgagatgagttgaatgaaatttAAACGCgtatcaaattgatcaacaactCATCGCTCGGTCAACTGGACTAAGAGTCAACTGtatgaagttgaaactGATAGTGAATGGTGGTGAAGCTCCCGATGATTACAAACTGCTAAGAACAACTGTGTCGACGGTCGCTTCACTGAGGAAAACGGCCGTGTTAAGGTTTACCAGTGAACGATTGCTGATAATATCCACGCCTCGATCATCTTCCAGCGGTAGTACTCTTTTGCATGGTGATACGGGGCAATTATGGTGCACTATCCCACGAGACCTGTTTAAGCTGTACACTGTAGCCTCTGCTCGTGAACTGAATACAATCACCATGGAGTATAAATGTGATTCATTGATTAGCGTATTCAAGCGCTATGATCGAATAATGAGCCAAGGATGCTCATCCGATATGACTATTAAATTACAATCGATGCCCGAGTGGAACGTTGGACCGGCAATTGCAAACCCTGGCGGCATCAAAGCCAACCCAGTCTGTGCTTTGGGGATcacttttgaagagcttcttcatACATCTAACGGGGGAAACGATAATGAGTACGAAGATGGTTCGACGAATTATGGTACAAAATTCACAAACAATAAGACAgtctttcattcttttaAGATACCAGTCAAGCTCTTATTTAAAGCACAGGATGCTCGAATACAAGAACCTATGATCAATTATGCgcaattgatgatgtaCAAATTACCACCATACTCTGGTGAATTTGGGGCTGGATTCTCGAATTTCATTAAAAGGGTCGATCGGTTCACGAACGTTCGACATATAAGGCTGAGCGGCTTGAAACGAGAGAACGAAGTTGGGAACGAGGATGcgcaattgaagatcattgTCAATGAACTGGACTGGAACTTAGAGATTTGTTGGAACGGTCCATTGGACTCTGTTATGCAGCAAACGACCCCAAGTCAAACGGAAAACGAGCAAGTGCAAGCCGCTGATGATGACTTAAGGATAGAGGATAGTACGATGAGTGGTGCCAATCCACAGGATATAGATGTTGAACTAGTAGATGTCTCAGCAATGGTACAACGTGCGGAGCAAGAGAACCTTTCTGTGAATGAAGTATATATGCGATGCAGGGATTGGAAAGTTTGTCACAAGTTATACGgagcatttgaagaagtagtGTTGGCTATTTCGCATGACGAATCGTGCGTATTGCATTGCTCATTAGACCGCGGAGGTTCTGACGAAGGTGAAGAGGTTGGTGAAGCTAAGGAGAGGGGTCAAATCATATACTATATTGCGAGATCAAAACCGTTATAAACCGCTAGATAGTCGACTAAGCATTGTTTTCTGCAAATTCCTTGAcaaattcaacaagtttCTGAACTGATTCCAATGACAATGCATTGTAAATAGAAGCTCTGAAACCACCGACAGAACGATGACCTTTCAAACCGGTCAATTTATGTTCACCggcttctttcaaaaatttgtcaTCAAGTccctctttcttcaaagtaaaaACGACgttcatctttgatctaCAAGACTTTTCCACTGGGATGTTGTAGAAGTCAGAGTATTGATCCAAAGCGCCGTACAGTAGCCTggccttttcttcattttcagCTTGCTGAGCTGGTACACCGCcctttttcaaaaggtgCTGGAAGACAAGGTCCATGACATGTAATGTAAAAATAGGGATAGTGTTGTAAGCCGAATCGTTCTTAACCACTGTTGGATAATGGAAAGCGATTGGTGTGATCGGTAGCCCCAATTTGTGTAATTCATCCTCAGAAGCCTTTGAGATCTCCTCTAGAATagtcttcttgatgatataAAGAGTCAAACCAGCCAAACCGATGTTCTTCTGAGCACCAGCTAGAATCATACCATATTGAGAGacatcaatctttcttgataaaATATCACTGGACAAATCGGCGACAACTTCGATGGAAGGATCAGAAGTGAGACATTCTGGCAATTTTGGCCATTCGACACCGTGCACAGTCTCATTTTCACACAAGTAGACGTAGGAAAATTTCTTCCCCTTGACCTTGTCAGCCCATTGAGACTCATCTGGAATACTCCCGTATTTACCATTGTAGTAATCCTTTGAGTTAAAGATAACCTCTGCTGGAACGTGCAATCTCtttgcttcttcgaaagaTTTTTGAGACCAAGATCCAGTCACCAAGTATCCAGCTGGTGCGATTTCCCCAGTCTTCCCCACATAAGCTGCAGCCAAGTTAGAAGCCGtggaagagaaaccagTGGTACCACCACCCTGCAAGAAAAAAACCTCGTGAGTATCTGGAATCTCCATCAACTCTGTCAAatgtttcttggcatcttcGATAACTTTTTTGGCATCCTTGGAACGATGTGAGATTTCACCTATACCTAATCCAATATTATTAAAGTTTAAAAGATCCTTAGCTGCTTGTTGTAGAACAGAAGTAGGCAATTGTGCTGGACCAGCACCAAAATGATGAGGTTCCTCTCTTTCCAAAGGCATTTCGAGGTATGAGTCGTCTAAACCTCTTCAATGAGTAGATGGCTCATAgctgtaatttttcattttaaGAGGGTACTATTAAGACTCATCCCTACGTAGAAAATGATTAAACTACGATTTACAGGCTTCAAGGACATTCTACAGCGCCATAATAGTCCCAGGCTACTCAAAACTCGGTCTACAACTCGATCAATTCCTCAGCTACTGTATATGAAGAGACCTTTCATCTCTTACACTCATCTTATGCTCATCTTATTCTTAACTTCATCCTCAACCTTATCTCATACAACACCTTCAAGTAAATCATTATGAAGGACGAAAATCTGTGACTGTTTTTACTTAAACATCCAGAAACCTACCAGAAGTCTAAAAAATCTGGACattttttaattttttgattattattttttttggaaaaatttcaacatttttcaaagttcgTCAAGAATAACGTCTTTCCAATTGTGAAGCGATGTGGCAAACAACCTTGAAGTATCCCATATACACGCTATATCTTGATAAAGTCAAGATTGATCACTAATAATATACACATACAACCAACTACGCAAAAATGGTACGTTAGACTACGCATATACTTCACAAAAGCCCCATGTTTGAATCCTTATGGAAACTTATGATGTGGTTTGGATTATTCGAGGATTAATACTAACAAGAAGTTTCATTATTACAGGGTAAAGTTCACGGTTCCCTAGCTCGTGCTGGTAAGGTCAAGTCCCAAACtccaaaagttgaaaagcaagaaaagccaaagaaaccaaagGGTCGTGCTTACAAGAGAATGTTGTACACCAGAAGATTCGTTAACGTTACTTTGTACAACGGtaagagaagaatgaaCCCAGGTCCATCTTCTCAATAAATCAATTAGATTAGATTTATTACGTTTTTCACATAAAATTTTAAATAGGTTAACAGTACACGTCGTATTGACACTATAAGCATTATTCATCGCCTTTTTACCTATAACTTGAGGACTGAAAAGACTGAT of the Torulaspora delbrueckii CBS 1146 chromosome 7, complete genome genome contains:
- the GUF1 gene encoding GTPase GUF1 (similar to Saccharomyces cerevisiae GUF1 (YLR289W); ancestral locus Anc_6.86), with protein sequence MIPLRGLQRVLHRSWRPLIRRSHQQAPSKLELLQKRIDEIPIENYRNFSIVAHVDHGKSTLSDRMLEITGVIKPGENKQVLDKLEVERERGITIKAQTCSMFYHDKRDNKDYLLHLVDTPGHVDFRGEVSRSYASCGGALLLVDASQGVQAQTVANFYLAYSMNLKLIPVINKIDLDIADIPQAEDQIVNTFELPQEDIIKVSAKTGINIAENLLPAIIDRIPPPTGLLRKPFRALLVDSWYDSYMGVVLLVHIVDGSIKKGDKILSAQTDKKYEVKEIGIMYPDRTPTGTLSRGQVGYIVPGMKASKDAKIGDTLMHVGRESETEVLPGFEETKPMVFVGAFPADGTEFKALDDDISRLVLNDRSVSLQRETSNALGQGWRLGFLGSLHASVFRERLEKEYGSKLIITQPTVPYQVKFIDGTQKIVTNPDDFPDLSLRKSKIEAFEEPYVEAIMTLPQEHLGNVIKLCDNNRGQQIEITYLNMTGQVMLKYHLPLAHLVDDFFGRLKSVSRGYASLDYEDIGYKPSDVIKLELLVNGKSVDALAQVLHRSQVDRVGREWVKKFKEFIKAQLYEVVIQARANNKIIARETIKARRKDVLAKLHASDVSRRKKLLVRQKEGKKQMRSIGNVQVSQEAYQAFLRR
- the MEC3 gene encoding Mec3p (similar to Saccharomyces cerevisiae MEC3 (YLR288C); ancestral locus Anc_6.85); this encodes MKLKLIVNGGEAPDDYKLLRTTVSTVASLRKTAVLRFTSERLLIISTPRSSSSGSTLLHGDTGQLWCTIPRDLFKLYTVASARELNTITMEYKCDSLISVFKRYDRIMSQGCSSDMTIKLQSMPEWNVGPAIANPGGIKANPVCALGITFEELLHTSNGGNDNEYEDGSTNYGTKFTNNKTVFHSFKIPVKLLFKAQDARIQEPMINYAQLMMYKLPPYSGEFGAGFSNFIKRVDRFTNVRHIRLSGLKRENEVGNEDAQLKIIVNELDWNLEICWNGPLDSVMQQTTPSQTENEQVQAADDDLRIEDSTMSGANPQDIDVELVDVSAMVQRAEQENLSVNEVYMRCRDWKVCHKLYGAFEEVVLAISHDESCVLHCSLDRGGSDEGEEVGEAKERGQIIYYIARSKPL
- the SER1 gene encoding O-phospho-L-serine:2-oxoglutarate transaminase (similar to Saccharomyces cerevisiae SER1 (YOR184W); ancestral locus Anc_6.84) produces the protein MPLEREEPHHFGAGPAQLPTSVLQQAAKDLLNFNNIGLGIGEISHRSKDAKKVIEDAKKHLTELMEIPDTHEVFFLQGGGTTGFSSTASNLAAAYVGKTGEIAPAGYLVTGSWSQKSFEEAKRLHVPAEVIFNSKDYYNGKYGSIPDESQWADKVKGKKFSYVYLCENETVHGVEWPKLPECLTSDPSIEVVADLSSDILSRKIDVSQYGMILAGAQKNIGLAGLTLYIIKKTILEEISKASEDELHKLGLPITPIAFHYPTVVKNDSAYNTIPIFTLHVMDLVFQHLLKKGGVPAQQAENEEKARLLYGALDQYSDFYNIPVEKSCRSKMNVVFTLKKEGLDDKFLKEAGEHKLTGLKGHRSVGGFRASIYNALSLESVQKLVEFVKEFAENNA
- the TDEL0G03880 gene encoding 40S ribosomal protein eS30 (similar to Saccharomyces cerevisiae RPS30A (YLR287C-A) and RPS30B (YOR182C); ancestral locus Anc_6.83); its protein translation is MGKVHGSLARAGKVKSQTPKVEKQEKPKKPKGRAYKRMLYTRRFVNVTLYNGKRRMNPGPSSQ